Part of the Butyrivibrio proteoclasticus B316 genome, TGTTTGGCAAATATCTTAACTTTGATGCTGTCCGTAAAGTCAGTAATGGCAAACATCAGAATAGCTTTTTCATTTTTTATGTCTTTACGTTCATACTTAATAATCTGTCCACGAACAACAATTTCACCTATAGCCCCCTCGATATCGATAATCTGCGTAATTTCTTCATCAAAGTTTCTGCCATAGATTATTGATGGATCATCTGGTATTTTTGAAAACTTTCCTTTAGCAAAAGTCGCACCTTTCTTGATATCCTGCTTTGACTTTTCATTGCTCCAATTACTATCCTGCTTTTTTTCTACCTTTTCAGATCTGGATTCAACAACCTTGATAGCATCAACCTCTACAATCTCAGGTCCTTTTTCTATATGGACTGCATCGTATGTATATTGAGGCTTAGTTCTTTCTACCGCCTCCCTGTATGTAATATTAAAATTGACATTCAATCCGCAACGCTCATTAAAAATCTTTTCAAATACGCGCTTTATATCCTGAGCCTTTTTCCTAGTAATCACGTTTTCTTCAAGACATATGTTCACATTAGAATCATCTGGATACTCAAAAGTAGCCCTTTTTATGATGGTATGCTCAATTGGATCATAATTCTTGAATTCCAGAAAGATACTCTCCGAATAAAAATCCATGAGATATTTAGGCGTATATTGTGAAGACAGTGTAAATTTTTCATATACTTTCACCGTAACGTTAACCCCAGAAAAAAGCTGGTCTTGAATAGACTTTTCAATCTTATAAATTGTACTTTTTTCGATTAATATGCTGCTTTTGATGTAAATACGTATAAAATCATGCTTCTTAGTTGATGAAATCTTCTCAATCTCAACACTTTTCATATCATTGAAAATATCATCATCGACCTTAAGCATGGGAAATGCTTCAAAAAACATTCTGTTCATAATTCGTTTGCTCCATTTATTCCTTGGGGTTCATCCCCCTGTTCTGTTTTGGAACAGGCAATCACCAAATCATCAAAGATGATATATTCACCCGGCTTGATCTGACTGATATACTTGGCAACTTTATCCAGGTCTAAGTCTTTAAGCGCGCACATCCTGACCATATCATCGACATCTGCGAATTCCCCTGGCCGGAGATTATGCATATATTCTGATAGCCTCTCAAGATCAAACTCTATTTCATCTTCCGGCTCATTATGTTTTTTTCTTTTTGAGGCCATAAAAAATTCCCTCCTGATGTATAAAAAGGTTATATAAGTATAAAAAACAAAGTGGACACATTATGACCACGTCGAATTATTGCTTAATTAAGGTTATGTTTTCTCCAGATTTACATAATAAAAAAAGCGATGTACATTTTTTAGTACATCGCTCTCTTGCGAGCATAATAGTATTTTGGGCTATATGAACCATAAATTAAATTGCCTGAATAACCTTATATATTTCGTCTGCAAGTATCTTGTGCCCCTCAGGAGTCAAATGCAATGAATCTGTCTCTGATGGATATATATACTGAGCTGCATTAAAGAAAATACATCCTTTACTGTCAGCAATTTTCTCGTAATATTCATGGAACTTTTTAGACTCATCAATAGCATTTTCAGTGAATGCCCCATAAAACGGAGAGTACTTTATGCCAGCACCTATCTCTGGAGGAGAAACCAGAATAATCTCTGGAACAAAGTCCTGTTTTTCTGCAGTAAATTCTTTTATTACATCAATGAGAATGCCTGCATTTTCAGCTATCTGCTCAGCTGTAAGATGGAATGTCTGCTTGAGATCATTGCTCCCAAGCATCAGAATCAATATATCTATTGGCTTGTGTGAATTGAGACATGGTCTCAAATAATCAAGACCGTTCTTCCATCCATCAATTGGATCATCGTGAATAGTCGTTCTTCCATTACAGCCTTCCTCGATAACTGCATAGTCACTCCCAAGAAGCATCTGTAGTCTTCCAGGATACCTAATATCCTTTGGATACCTCATTCCTGTCTCTGGAATATAGCCATATGTATTTGAATCGCCATAACAAAGGATTGTTTTCATCGCCTATGTACCTCTTGAAATTAGTCATACTTATAATAAAACATTCTTAAGCACGTTTAAATCACATCAAATATATTAGTTCCACTACATATG contains:
- a CDS encoding SGNH/GDSL hydrolase family protein: MKTILCYGDSNTYGYIPETGMRYPKDIRYPGRLQMLLGSDYAVIEEGCNGRTTIHDDPIDGWKNGLDYLRPCLNSHKPIDILILMLGSNDLKQTFHLTAEQIAENAGILIDVIKEFTAEKQDFVPEIILVSPPEIGAGIKYSPFYGAFTENAIDESKKFHEYYEKIADSKGCIFFNAAQYIYPSETDSLHLTPEGHKILADEIYKVIQAI